The genomic DNA ATTTTATTGCGGCAAGCCGTCCCGGTATCGACAAGACAGACGAGATCATTGAATCGTTCGGTGAGCTGGGCAAGGCAAAGATACATCGCTTGACGATACCCGAACTTGAGATATCGGCGACTGATATTCGTCAGCGTGTTGCAGAGGGTCGCTCGATCCGATATATCGTGCCCGATGCAGTCATGCAGTATATCGAAGAAAATAAACTTTATCAACCAAAGAAATAGGAATAAATTCCGCCAAACTTGATAATAATGATAGCGTAGGCACTAACACCGCAGGAAAGAGAGGTGATTCGCGTGACAAAAACTCTCTATGTCGGTAATTTGCCATGGGCAACGACAGACGATCAGTTGACAGAATCGTTTGCCGAACATGGCTCTGTGTTATCCAGTCGCATCATTACGGATAAAGAGACCGGTCGTTCAAGAGGTTTTGGCTTCGTAGAAGTGGCGGATACGGATGCAGATAATATGATTGCATCGCTGAACGGTTCCAACTTTGACGGACGTCAGATCGTTGTGAACGTAGCCAGAGACCGACAGAATTGACCGAAAATACCGCAGGAGATATCCTGCGGTATTTTTGTTTGTGTTGATATGATGAATACTTCCTCCTATCTTGGCAAAAGCTAAGACAGACAAATGATAAGCATTGTTCATTAGAGTGAGGAGGTATTCGATGGGAAGTTCATTTTTTGGTGTGCTTCAGCGTGTAGGTCGATCATTTATGTTGCCGATCGCGCTTCTGCCTGTGGCAGGTCTTTTATTAGGTATCGGCAGTTCATTTACGAATCATACGATGCTGGAGGCATATCGCTTAACGAATGTTATCTATGAAGGCAGTATGGTGTATACGGTGCTCGATATTATGAATCAAAGCGGTAATGTCGTGTTTGCCAATCTGGCACTGTTGTTTGCAATGGGCGTCGCGATCGGGATGGCGAAGCAGGAGAAGGATGTCGCTGCGTTATCGGGTGCGATCGCATATCTCGTTATGAATACGGCCATCTATGCAATGATAACGGCAAATGGCGGTGTAGAAGCGATGCCGCCGAATACGACTGGTGAGAGCCTCGGTATCACGACTCTCCAGATGGGGGTATTCGGTGGTATCATCGTCGGACTCGGTGTGGGATATTTGCATAATC from Selenomonadales bacterium includes the following:
- a CDS encoding RNA-binding protein translates to MTKTLYVGNLPWATTDDQLTESFAEHGSVLSSRIITDKETGRSRGFGFVEVADTDADNMIASLNGSNFDGRQIVVNVARDRQN